The Elaeis guineensis isolate ETL-2024a chromosome 14, EG11, whole genome shotgun sequence genome has a segment encoding these proteins:
- the LOC105057275 gene encoding uncharacterized protein — protein MGAKAKKALNKKLKKNSSQLSISRRTNESSDFLPLEGGPGRRISEPEEPVKETATVLYIGHIPHGFYEEQMQGFFQQFGKIKRLRISRNRKTGKSKHYGFLEFENPEVAKVVADEMNNYLLFEHNLQLSLIPPERVHPKLWKGVNRRFKPVDWKAIARKQHNKERTLEEHQRMVKGILKRNEKRDKRIKAAGIDYECPDFVGPIQAAPKKIKFDEEED, from the exons ATGGGTGCAAAGGCGAAGAAGGCTTTGAACAAGAAgctgaagaaaaattcttctcagTTATCCATCTCTCGGCGCACCAATGAATCTTCTGACTTCTTG CCTTTAGAAGGGGGTCCAGGGAGGAGAATTTCTGAGCCGGAAGAACCCGTGAAAGAAACTGCGACGGTATTGTATATTGGCCATATACCTCATGGATTCTACGAGGAGCAAATGCAAG GATTCTTCCAGCAGTTTGGGAAAATCAAGAGGCTAAGGATTTCACGCAACAGGAAG ACAGGGAAATCAAAACACTATGGATTTCTTGAATTTGAAAACCCTGAG GTGGCCAAGGTTGTGGCCGATGAGATGAACAATTACCTATTATTTGAGCACAATCTCCAACTCAGTCTTATTCCACCAGAGCGTGTTCATCCAAAACT GTGGAAGGGAGTAAACCGAAGATTCAAACCAGTGGATTGGAAAGCAATTGCACGGAAACAGCATAACAAG GAAAGAACTCTGGAAGAACACCAGCGGATGGTGAAAGGAATTCTAAAAAGAAATGAGAAGCGGGACAAGCGGATAAAGGCTGCTGGTATTGATTATGAATGCCCAGATTTT